From the Bacteroidia bacterium genome, the window AGGTTTTCAGTATGCAAGAACTGGAATTGCTTATGTAGGATTGGGCGTATTTACTGAACATACAATCTCTGCTTTTATTAATAAAAGGGAATATGTGGGTGGAATATTGTCGGACACATTAAAGCAGGGGCATGAGTATTGTGTCAGCTTTTATGTATCGGTTGCAGAGGAGTTTAAGTATGTTACAGATGGTATAGGTTTATACCTTTCTGTTGACAGCGCTGTTGATTATACCATAAACACCAACCTTTCGTTTGTTCCGCAAATTTCAAACCCTTCCGGAAATATAATTTATGATACGCTTAACTGGGTGCAGATTTCGGGAACGTACATAGCTAATGGTGGTGAAAAATATTTAACCATTGGCAACTTTAAAGATGATGCTAATACCATGATTGATTCTGCCTCATCAACAGCAAATAGTGCATACTATTTCATAGATGATGTAAGTGTAATAGATTGTACGGTGGGTATAAACGAAGTAAATGGTAATAAAGATATAGGCAGGCTTTATCCTAATCCTGCACGTACTGTAGTTTATTATGAAAATGAGTTAGCAGCGGACGAAAGCGGGAAGGTAAAATTAATGGATATGTTAGGTAAAGAAATAAAAGAATACAAACTAACAAAAGGCAGTAATTTAATTTCAATACCTGTATCTGAGTTATCAAAAGGCGTATATATGGTAAAGGTGGAAATTACGGAGCGTAACAGTGAAATGATTAAATTAGTAGTTAATTAAATAATTATTTTTGTGAGGAGGCACAAAGCCTTCTCACAATTTTAAATTATGAAAAAATTTATTGTTTGTTTATGCTTGTTTTTTTTGAGTAAAGCAGATGCTCAAAATCTTGTTTTGAACCCTTCTTTTGAAGATACAATAGCATGTCCAACAACAACAGCAATTCCAATGCAATGCGAATATTGGTACACTGCTAATATAGGCAGTCCTGATTATTTTAGTGAGCAGCCTGATATATTCTGCGGAACATCACCGGTACCGTTAAGCAATGTTGGCTTTCAATATGCCCGAACAGGTGTTGCTTATGTAGGGTTGGCACCATTTGTTTCGACTACATTTCCTTCTTTTGCTAACAGACGCGAATACATAGGAGGGATTTTGTCGGATACATTAAAGCAAGGGCATGAGTATTGCGTCAGCTTTTATGTTTCGGTTGCAGAGAAATTAAAATATGTTGTGGATGGCATAGGGTTGTTCCTGTCAACAGACAGTGCTGTTGATTATACTATCAACACCAACCTTTCATTTGTACCGCAAATTTCAAACCCCTCAGGCAATATAATTTATGATACGCTTAACTGGATGCAGATTTCAGGAACGTACATTGCCAATGGAGGAGAGAAATATTTTACCATTGGTAATTTTAACGATGACACAAATACATTAGTTGACTCCACGTCAGGAACAATAATGGGTGCATATTTTTTCATAGACGATGTAAGTGTAATTGACTGCACAGTTGGTATTAACGAAGTAAATGATAATTTAAGTTCAGGAAAATTATATCCCAATCCTGCACGTACAGCAGTGTACTATGAAAGTGAGTTGAATGACAATGAAAATGGTTTGCTGGAATTATATGATATGCTCGGAAATAAATTATCGGCATATACATTAAATCATGGTAAAAATAAAATTACCATAGAAACATCAGGTTATGCACGTGGAGTGTATATGGTTAAAGTAAATATAACCGACAGGCAACCTGAATTTATAAAACTGATATTGCAGTAAATAACCTTAAATATGAAAAAGTCAACTATTTGTTTATGCTTATTTTTATCATTAAAGGTAAGTGCACAAAACTTGGTATTAAACCCAAGTTTTGAAGATACGATAACCTGTCCAATTGGAACATGGGCTATGCAGTGTCGTTACTGGTATTCAGCATCAGTTGGCAGTCCTGATTATTTCAGCGAGCAGCCTGATATATTTTGTTCAACATCTTATGTTCCCCTAATGGAAGAGGTGTTTTATAAACTGATGCGGAGCGATACCTCATGGCTTCACCTGCACGTGCCTTCCGATTCGGTTTATATTGACCGATACAATGCAGGCAAATCAGGCAATGCTGGAAACTTTGCAACGGTTCAGGATTCCATAGCCTCACAAAATTATTCTTCGGCTTCCGGAATCCTTACCGGAATCACCTCTTCTTTAGAACAGGATCTTGACAAAAAGTTTGTGCTTGACTGCTATTTAAAATACATTGCCGACACGCTTACGCTTGATTCCGCTACGTTTGAAAACTTGAACAAAGTGGCGGTTCAGCATCCGCTTTATGGTGGTGAGAGCGTTTATTTTGCACGGGCAATGCTTAATTTAGATATAATAGACATACTGCCTGGCGAAGAAGAAAGACGTATGGCAAATACCGCATCACCGCCAGAGAATAAATTAATAGATCAGCAGGATGGAAAACTGTATCCAAGTCCCACCAAAGGCAGGGTTATTTTTGAAATGAGTTCCGCATTTGGAGCAAGTGCTAAACTGGATATTTATAACAGTTATGGCAGCCTTGCAACATCTTATCCGCTTAATCCCAATGACCGTTCTGCCGAATTTAATTTATCCGAATTAAAGCCGGGTATTTACTCGTGCAGGTTATACAACAGCACTAATCTTAAAATGATTAAAAAGTTAGTTATTATTCGTTAGTATTTTGATTATATTTGCAATATGAAAATCAAGTTCATTTTTTCGTTTTTAATTTTTATATTATTAGTAACGGATGCATTAAAAGCACAAAACAAAAATAGTATTTGGTGCTTTGGCGACAGCGCAGGAATTGATTTTAGTAACATAAATAACCCTGTTCCTTTTACCTCATCTGTTGAAGGCAGAGGCTCATGTGTTAGCATAGCAGACAACAATGGTAATCTTTTATTTTATAGTAATACATACACGTATTTAACTTTAGTTTGGAATGCCTTGAATGATACCATGACTAACTCATATCCCATGGGGGGGGGGGGGGATGGTATAATGAGTTACAAATAGTACCTTTTCCTGACGGGCAGAATAAATATTATTTATTTTATCAAAATATTGCTGGATTTATTGACGGTATTTATTATGCCATTATTGACATGAATACCGTATGGGGAACGCCCGGCTTAGGTGAGGTTATTATCAAAGGGCAGCAGATTACTAACCACCGTATAGCCGATTGCTTGCAGGCTGTTAAGCATGGCAATGGAAGGGACTGGTGGTTAATTACTAAATTTGCTGATACTAATCTTACTACGTTAAATCGCTTTATTGTTTTTTTAGTTACGCCTAATGGCATTTCTAATCCGGTGTTTTATGATTTTAATGATGCTACGGATATGGATTTCCAGAAAATAATTTTTAATACTGCTTACACAAAAATAATGTGCCTAAACATATTAGGCTATATGTGCGAATTTGATTTTGACCGTTGCAGCGGTGTCATCAGCAATCCTCATGTTATTTATCCCGAAATAACCACTTTTCCTTATAACAGAGTTTTTTGGGAGGGCGCGTATTCTCCTGATGACAGTGTTTTTTATGCTACTACAAGCAGAGCCTCCGGTAATAATTATGGTTATCTTCTGCAATATGACTTAACTGCTACAGATATTTCGGCAAGCTGCGATACGTTAGATTCGGCAACAGTACCCATAGGTACAGGAGCAGTGCGTTTAGCCCCTGATGGGAAAATTTATTACAGCCGTGCTTACGAAAGTCCAGGGGTAAACAGTTATCCTTATGCAGATAGCATGTATAATTACATAAACATGAACCTGGGTGTAATTAACGAGCCTGATAATATTGGCGCAGCATGTAATTATCAACCGTTCAGTTTCTACTTAGGCGGCAAACGTACATATTACGGCTTGCCCAATAATCCCAATTATGATTTGGGTGCGTTAACGGGAAGCATTTGCGATACATTAACGGGCATAGCACCTCTTGCAACATCAGCAAAGGGAGCGGAGTTGTTTGTTACCTACATAGCATCATGGCAAAAGCTGTTTGTAAATGCGCAGCATTTAAAAGGAAAAAGTATAACGCTAACCATATACGATGTTACAGGCAAGCTAATTTATAACACTGCGCGTGCGCTCTCCCCTTCAGGGGTTGGGGGTAGCGCAGGCGGTTATTTTACACAGGATATTAATTGCAGCGCACTTGCAAAAGGCATGTACATTGTTTCGTTGCAAACGGAAAAAGAAAGATTGGCAAATAAATTTGTTGTTGAATAACTTTTGTTTTAAATGAAATCACTCCGATACCCCCGTACCCTCTGGCGCAAGTCTTCAGACTTGTGCCTCCCTGTCATTAAAAATTGCACATTTGCAACCATGAGTAGAGATAAAGAATTTATTTTGATTTAATGCTGCTTGAATTATAGTATGGCACAAGTCTGAAGACTTGCGCCAGTAGGACATTTCCATGAAAGAAGTTATGCCGCCTGCAACTGCTGCTGCAGATTCTGATGCAATGTTACCTTTATGGGTAAGCCCGGGTTCTCGAAAATGAACCTGATCGTCAATGACACCGGGCATTAAAATTAAACCATCACCCTTTATTTCATCTACCTTGTGTTTTACATTTATTGAAGGGTCAATTCTTTCAATGATGCCATTGCGCAGAAAAATGTCTGAAACAAATTGTCTGCCTTCGTTAACAAGGGTTGCATTATGGATGATAGTTTGCATTAGTGTTATTATAACACAAAATTAAGAAACCTGAGACTAATGAAAGCATAAAGCGAAATAAAAAACTACCGCCAATCAAGCAGGCGGCTCCCACAGAGTTTCCCCACTGGCGCATGAGGCTATTAATAATTTGTCCACTTTTTTCTTGGAACTCCATTTAATCACCTCTCTGTTTTTTTATACTTTTGTCATCCCAATTATTTACACCGTTCGGGGTGTAGCGCAGCCCGGTAGCGTATCAGCATGGGGTGCTGGTGGTCGCTGGTTCGAATCCAGTCACCCCGACAACAGTAATTAAAAGCGTTCTGCCCGGAGCGCTTTTTTTATTTCACACATAATCGTGTGAATATTATTCAATCCGGCAAGGATTATTGCAGGCAACAGTCGTTTATTTTTCAGTCCGAAATTTAATACATGGCATTAAGCAGAATTTGGTCTTACATGATTTTGTTTGCTGTTGCAGTAGCTGGCTATCGCTATCTGCAAGGCGACAAGAATATTTTTAATGACATGGTGGTTGAAAAGAAACTAACTGCTGGAGAAACCTTCAGTAAAGTTTCTTATTACGTCATAGGTCAGGGCATTGACAGTGTTCTCAAAGACATTAAATTAAAAAATGCCAATTGGGTAAAGACAGATAAATTCTCAGAGGCTCAGGTTATCATTACCACCTCAGGTTTAAAAATTACGTTACGTGAGCAACTAAATAATCAGCTTGCAAAAATTAGTTTTACAAATATTAACGCTCAAAACAGATTTGCAGCTGACAAATTGATTTACACAGAAGAGTTTGCCGACAGCACATTAAAGACAACTGATAATTTGTTGCAGGCTAATGTGGTTCTTACCGCAGAAGTAAATACAGACTCGCTTCGTGCTGCCTGGATTGCCGCCAGCAACAGACAGAAAATTATTGGTAGCAATGAGGTGAATCTGTGGCTTCCTAAAAACATTGACGGTATTTTTGAAACAGGAAAATTTGCTGTGACTATTGCCATAGGGCTTATAGGTACGCTGGCATTGTTTATGGGCTTACTCAACATTGCTGAGCGTGCAGGTGGCATCAACATTATAAGCCGACTCATCAGTCCATTTTTGTCTAAACTTTTTCCTTCACTCCCAAAAGATCATCCATCCTTCGGACACATGGTGATGAATTTTTCTGCCAACATGCTGGGGCTTGACAATGCTGCTACACCTTTTGGACTTAAAGCCATGCAGAGTTTGCAGGAGATTAATACCAACAAAGACAGAGCAAGCGATGCGCAAATTATGTTTTTGGCATTACATGCATCAGGGTTAACACTGATTCCCGTTTCAATCATTGCAGTTCGTTCTGCAAATGGATCGCACAATCCCAATGAGATTTTTATTCCACTCATGCTGACAACTTTTGTATGTACACTCACTGCTATGGTTGTAACTTCATTGAAACAGAAAATTAATTTGTTTCAACGCAAATTGCTACTGCCTGTTGCCGGACTAAGTTTAACTTTAAGTTTGTTTGTTTGGTTCCTTAGCAGCCTGCAACCATTTGCATTAGATCAGTTTTCTGATGCATTCAGCAATGGCGCTATCTTACTGGTGTTTTTTGGAATTATTGCCGGAGGCTTGTATAAAAAAATTAATTTGTTTGATGCTTTTGTTGATGGCGCAAAAGGGGGCTTTGAAACAGCTGTTAGAATTATTCCTTACATGGTGGGCATGCTGGTGGCGGTGAGTATGCTCAGAACCAGTGGTGCTTTTGATTTAATTATAGATCCGGTAAAACATCTTATTGCAATTTCGGGCATGGATACCCGTTGGGCCGAAGGCTTACCTACTGCTTTGCTACGTCCATTCAGTGCCGGTGGTGCCAGAGGTTTTATGATTGATGCCATGCGCACTTTCGGGCCAGATTCTTTTATTGGTAAATTAGTCAGCGTTTTGCAAGGCTCGAGCGAGACAACCTTTTATGTGGTTGCATTGTATTTTGGTTCTGTATCGGTAAAAGATACACGCTATGCTATTCCCGTAATGCTTCTTGCTGATTTGGCAGGCGTTATATTCTCAATTGCAATTTGTTACTTATTGTGGGCTTAATCTAATAGATTAGTTGTTAGTGGATTACAGAAATAAAATGGAGGTTTTATTTAAGTTGATTTTAAGGCCGGAAATAGAGGTATAGTAATCAAGTTTTTTTATACTTTCGCAGCCTCAAAAATTTTAACCGTAGTATTTTATGAGTCAGATAGTTTATGTAGTTCCGGTGTTGGGTTTGTTGGCCCTTGTTTATATGTTTATAAAAGCCTCGTGGGTAGGCAAGCAGGATGCCGGTGAGCAGAATATGCAAGAACTTGCCAGTCACATTGCCAATGGTGCTATGGCATTTCTAAAGGCAGAATGGAAAATATTGTCCTATTTTGTTGTAATAGCAGGATTGCTTTTAGCATATTCAGGAACACTGCATGGCACTGAAGAATATCCTGTTCATTCAAGTCCTATTATAGCAGTTGCATTTGTGATAGGCGCAGTTTTTTCTGCAGTAGCAGGCTATATTGGAATGAACATAGCCACAAAAGCCAACGTTCGTACTGCACAGGCAGCGCGAAGCAGTCTTTCAAAAGCATTAAAGGTATCTTTTACCGGTGGTGCAGTGATGGGTCTTGGTGTAGCAGGATTGGCCGTGCTTGGATTGGGGTCTTTATTTATTGTTTTTTATCAGTTGTTTGTTCCTGCAGGTGCAGCTATCACCGGAGTAGAAATGAAAAAAGCTATTGAAGTATTAGCAGGATTTTCTTTAGGTGCAGAGAGTATTGCATTGTTTGCCCGCGTGGGTGGCGGTATTTACACCAAAGCTGCCGATGTAGGTGCTGACTTGGTTGGAAAAGTTGAAGCCGGTATTCCTGAGGATGATCCACGTAACCCGGCTACCATTGCAGATAATGTGGGTGACAACGTAGGTGATGTTGCAGGCATGGGTGCTGATTTATTTGGCTCTTATGTTGCAACTATTCTTGCTACCATGGTATTAGGCCAGGAGATTGATGCTTCTGCTGATAAATTTGGCGGGCTTTCACCAATTTTATTACCCATGCTCATTGCCGGAATGGGAATTGTTTTTTCAATTGTAGGAACTTGGTTTGTAAGAATTAAAAGCGAAAACGACAATGTACAGAATGCCTTAAACATGGGTAACTGGTCTTCAATTGTACTTACAGCCATTGCCAGTTATTTTGCTGTGACTTATTTGCTGCCTGAAAAATTAGTTATTCGTGGATTTGAGTTCACACCCATGAATGTTTATTTAGCCATATTAGTTGGACTGGTAGTGGGTGCATTAATGAGTATCATTACAGAGTATTATACAGCTATTGGAAAACGTCCGGTATTATCAATCGTTAAACAAAGCTCAACAGGTCATGCCACCAACATTATTGGCGGATTGGCAGTAGGCATGGAGTCAACTGCAGTGCCTATGATTGTTCTTGCAGGAGGTATTTTTCTTTCTTATTCTTTAGCCGGTTTATATGGTGTAGCCATAGCAGCAGCAGGTATGATGGCAACAACAGCTATGCAATTAGCCATTGATGCCTTTGGACCTATAGCCGACAACGCAGGCGGTATTGCCGAAATGAGTCAGCTTCCTAAAGAAGTTCGTCAGCGAACAGATAATCTTGACGCTGTTGGAAATACTACTGCGGCAACAGGCAAGGGGTTTGCAATTGCATCAGCAGCATTAACATCTTTAGCATTATTTGCAGCCTTTGTGGGCGTTGCCGGCATTTCGCATATTGACATTTATAAAGCAAACGTACTTGCAGGATTATTTGTAGGAGCCATGATACCTTTTATATTTTCTTCTTTAGCAATTGCAGCAGTAGGTCGTGCTGCAATGAGCATGGTTGAAGAAGTTCGGAGACAGTTTCGCGAAATACCGGGCATCATGGAGTACAAAGCCAAACCAGAATACGAAAAATGTGTTGCTATCTCTACTGAAGCTTCTATCAGAGAAATGATTGCTCCTGGTGCCTTAGCATTAATAGTACCTGTAGTTGTTGGATTTATTTTTGGTCCGGAAGTGCTTGGTGGTGTATTGGCAGGGGTAACAGTATCAGGTGTATTGATGGGAATGTTTCAGAGCAATGCCGGTGGTGCATGGGATAATGCAAAAAAATCTTTTGAAAAAGGGGTGGACATTAATGGCCAGACTTATTACAAAGGCTCAGAACCCCACAAAGCATCTGTCACCGGTGACACGGTTGGTGACCCATTTAAGGATACTTCAGGCCCTTCAATGAATATTTTAATTAAGCTGATGAGTATTGTTTCGTTGATTATTGCACCACATATTGCATCAATTGGTACAGAAGATTCATTTACTAACAAGAGCGAAGCTAAAGTTGTGGCTCCTGCAGCAACATCTAATGTAATTAATAGCACACCGGAAATTGATATTGCTGCAATGTCAGGAACAATAGGTCTTGATGTAAGCCATTCTTGGATGCAGTTTGGTATCTCTCATTTTCTGACTACTGCAAATGGAACTTTAGCTGTTGATACAGGTTATATTAACATCACCAATGACTTAACAACAAGTTCAATTTTTGTTCAGCTGAATGTAAAATCTATTGACACAAAAAATACAAAGCGAAACAATCATCTTTTAAGTTCAGACTTTTTTGATGCTGAAAAATTTCCTGTAATAGTTTTTAAATCAAACAAAATTGAAAAAGCTGCTGAAGGTTCGGCATTCCGTTATATTGCCAAAGGTGAGTTAACTATTAAAAGTATTACCAAACCAATTGAACTCAGATTTAACTACATGGGGGCATTGCCAAATGAGTATGCAGCAAAAGATGCACATACTTTTGTTGGTGAAGCAGATCTTGATAGAATTGATTTTGGTGTAGGAGAATCCGGGGCTACTGTAGGAAATAAAGTAAAAGCTACTTTCTCTGTGGAGGGTTATAAAATTTAATTAAAGAGTTAATGTGAATTCGCAAAGGCTGTCTCAAAAGGATAGCCTTTTTTTTGCACTAAAAAATTGCTTTTAAGTTACCATCCGCTTGCAAGCACATCGGCAATATGCATAAACTGCAATGATGAGCCTTCATTGTCTGCAATACTTTTTAAATGCATCAAACAGGTATAGTCAGTAGAGATAACCGTACTAGCCCCTGTTTGCAACAACTCCTGAATTTTTCTTTTACCAATATCAACAGAAATAGCTTCATACTTATCAGTAAAAGATGGAGAATATCCGCAGCAACTATCTGTGCTTTCAACCCATTCAAGTCCTTTTATTTTATTAAGCAGGGTACGAACAGAATCTTTTACTGTTGGTAGTTCGTTAATGGCTTTACAACTGTCGAGGATAACAGCTTTTCCGTTAAATCGTGCACCAACATCTGTTGCATTCAACACATTGACTAAAAAATCTGTAAACTCATAAATGTTTTTCTGCACACTTTTATATTCATTGTGTAATGCTGAGTTGTGAAACATCTGAGGATAAATATTTTTTATCATTCCCGAACAGTAAGCACCGGGACAAACAATGTATCGCTCATTCTGAAATTCTTTAATCAACTTCTCACCAACAACTTTACATTCTTTCTGGTAACCCTCTTCAAATGCTGTTCTGCCACAGCAAGTCTGCTCCACATTATAGTTAACACCACATCCAAGTTTCTCAATAATTTTTACAACATTATTGGCAGTTTCAGGAAAAACCTGATCCATATAGCAGGGAATAAGTAAATCAACTATCATTCTTTATTTGCAAATATCCGATAAAAAAATCAGGTGCTTTGTGTTTTAAAATTTCTGATGCTAAGTAATGAAAAAAGTCCCACTACAAAAAAAATCATCAAGACTAAAATTGAATTTCGCATTGAACCGGTAAGCTCTTCAATAAATCCGTAAGCAACTGTGCCCAATACCAAACCAATTTTATCGCAAATATCATAAAAGCTGAAATAAGATGCATTATCTTGTGTTACCGGTAGCATTTTACTATAAGTAGATCGCGATAATGACTGAATGCCACCCATAATCATACCAACAGCAAAGGCCAACGCAAAAAATTGCAGCGATGTAGTAACAAAATAAGCAGCCCAGCAAATGCCAACCCAAATGGTAACGCCAATAAGCAAAGCTTTAATATTTCCGACTTTTGATGAAAGAAATGAAAACAAGTATGCACCGGCAATAGCAACAAACTGAATAATAAGTACGGTAATGATTAATTCATCATCACGCATGTGAAGCTCCTTGGTGCCAAACAAACTGGCAACATACATAACCGTTTGCACCCCCATATTGTAGAAAAAAAATGAAATCAAAAATCGTTTTAGCATGGGCAATGACTGAAGTTGTTTCAGCACTTTAATTAATTCATTAAAACCTTTTGTGAGAAGTTGATTGTTGGATTTTTGTGTGCTTGTTTTTTCCGGCAGATATTTAAATGTAAAAAGTGCAAATCCAAACCACCATAATCCTGTCATTAAAAAAGATATTCGTGATGCCATGCCTGAATTGGTGATTCCAAACCAAGATGGGTATAGTATCATTGCCAAATTAAAAATCAGAAGGAGTGAGCTGCCAATATAACCTAATGCAAAACCTCTGGCACTCACTTTATCTTGCATGTCTGTTGTTGCAATTTCGGGTAGAAAAGCATTGTAAAATACAATACTTCCGGCCCATCCTATACTGGCAAGTATGAATGAAAAGATTCCCATGTCGAGTTGCGGCAGGTCTTTAAAGAAATAAAGAGAAGCACAAGCAGACGAGCCAAGAAAACAAAACAGGCGCATAAAAAACTTTTTATTCCCTTTATAATCTGCAATACCACTAAGCAACGGTGAAAGAAATGCTATAACTAAAAAAGAAAAAGACAGGGCATAAGAATAAAGTGCTGTGTTGGTAAAAGTCCGCCCGAGAAATGTCACCTGATCACTGCCGTTTGCAGTGGTAATACTGTTATAATATATTGGAAAAATAGCTGTAGTAATACTCAGTGAATATACAGAGTTAGCCCAGTCATAAAATGTCCAGGCACGCAAAACTTTAGGGTTATTTTTTTCCATTAAAATCAATGTTGATTTATTGCCATATAAAATTTAAAGTGCCATTGGTTTGGCCTCCACTAAACGATTGTTGAACAGCATATGGAAGCTGATTTGTCATAAGTGGAGTAAGGTTTTTTTCAATCACAACGGTTTCCATTAAATCATCAGTTTCGGGACTCAGGTTGTAGTTGAACACTTTAATAATAATTGACTTGTCGAACATGGTAATAGCAAAGGGTGAAATAAAATTGAAAAGGATTGCTGTACCTTGTGGTGCATTGTTGCTGACTGTTGTGCTGACATAATTATTTCCATTCCAAATCTGGCAGTAAATATCGGCTGCAGAGCCATCACTATCCCATGCTGTTCCATCTGATTTATAAACAGGCCAGCTATTTAAACTAAAGCTAATAACATTGGCTTTTGTATAGGGTGATGCGTTGATGCCTTTTATGGTTGTTGCAGATTTGCCCTCAGAAGTTTCCCCTTTTAACACTACATCAAAAAATCCGTAATCAAAAATATGCATCACACTATCACCTGAAATTTCCATGCTGCCATCGTTAAAATTCCATTTATAGTTACATGGAATAGTTGATTCAGCTTTAAAAATGAAAGTGTCGGGATGTGTTTTAAAGTCATTATAAACAGTGATGCCCAAAAAAGGATTTGGGCCATCGTCTGACTTTTTTTTACAACCTGTAATTAACACATTGATGGCAAACAAGGATAACAAAATTTGTGTAAGGGGGAAAAGCCGATTTTGTTTTTTGATTCCTGTACAGCACCTATGCCTTAGCTGAAACATTATTATTTTTTTAAGAAAAGTTTTTTCCATTCTTCAGGGATATTTTCACTTACAGCAAGACGATAATTATAACAAACCAGAACTGTAAGTCCATCGGCAAGAATAATTTTATTGTTATCAATAGTTTTAAAAACCTCAAAGCAAAGGTCAAAACTTTTTGTCCCTACGCGAGTACACCACGTTCTGACAAATAAATTATCATTCAATAGTGCAGGATGTCTATAATTAATTTGTGTCTGTGCAAGAATAAATCCTGTTTCGCGCCAGTTGATGTTTAATGGCAGATGGTCAGTAAAATCAATTCTTGCTTTTTCAATATAGTTCAGATATACGGCATTGTTAACATGTCCCATCCAGTCAATGTCTGAAAAGCGGATTTGAATTGGGGTAATTGTTTCCTGCATATTATTTTATAATGACACGTTTAGAAATTAACTGTCTGTCTGTAATAATATTGAGTAGATAAGTTCCTTTAGCAACACCTTCTGTATTTAAAACGATGTAGTCATGCTGCAGAGGTGTTGAAGGAATAATATTTCTTCCTTGAATATCAAACATGCTGCAAGAAAAAGTTTTTCCGGGAATGCTGATATTAATTTGCCCTCTTGCAGGGTTGGGATAAACATGAATGACAGGCTTATCAACAGTGTTGGTGCTTAATATATTTTCACAAAGAATATCACTTAAAAAGCGTGCAACAAGTGTATCAACCAGTACATCATCATGAATGCCATGGACATTTCCGTTATAGAGCAATGCCTGATAGTGCTGACTTGAAAAGCCGAGGTTATTTATTCTGTCGTTTATCACACAAGAACCAAAAAGATGAGGATAGTTTTGTGATACATTCATAGGTTGATTCCAAAGACCGGGCAGATAGCCGCAACCAACAGTTCCATCACCTGTCTGATGATATGAGAAAAGTGCAGGGTCTGTGTTAGATTCAATAAAAGATGTATCTAACAATGCCCCAAAGAGGTTTACTGTTGCAAGTACATTGCTGTTTTGCCCATTAAGATTCAACCTTCCAAATATAGAACCTAAATCTTTCCTTTGAACATTGCCAAAGAGTGTAGTTACATCACTTATGGCTCCACCATTTATCGGTGCCTCGCTTTGTTTGTCAACATAGGTAAAATGCATGGCTGTGATAGAGCCTGCACTTGCACCGCCAACAAATGCCTGATTTATATTACTTGAATCAATTGCTGCACGTGCTTTGAGAAATCGCATAGCACCATGTGCATCTTGTACAGCACGGTATGCAGCTCTGATAACTTCGCTTGAGTCGTATGTAAATGGCGCACCGAAAAATAGGTTCCCATAGAACCCTAGTCTGTATGACATGGTTGCAGAAACATATCCTCTTTCT encodes:
- a CDS encoding YceI family protein; the encoded protein is MSGTIGLDVSHSWMQFGISHFLTTANGTLAVDTGYINITNDLTTSSIFVQLNVKSIDTKNTKRNNHLLSSDFFDAEKFPVIVFKSNKIEKAAEGSAFRYIAKGELTIKSITKPIELRFNYMGALPNEYAAKDAHTFVGEADLDRIDFGVGESGATVGNKVKATFSVEGYKI
- a CDS encoding (Fe-S)-binding protein translates to MIVDLLIPCYMDQVFPETANNVVKIIEKLGCGVNYNVEQTCCGRTAFEEGYQKECKVVGEKLIKEFQNERYIVCPGAYCSGMIKNIYPQMFHNSALHNEYKSVQKNIYEFTDFLVNVLNATDVGARFNGKAVILDSCKAINELPTVKDSVRTLLNKIKGLEWVESTDSCCGYSPSFTDKYEAISVDIGKRKIQELLQTGASTVISTDYTCLMHLKSIADNEGSSLQFMHIADVLASGW
- a CDS encoding MFS transporter, encoding MEKNNPKVLRAWTFYDWANSVYSLSITTAIFPIYYNSITTANGSDQVTFLGRTFTNTALYSYALSFSFLVIAFLSPLLSGIADYKGNKKFFMRLFCFLGSSACASLYFFKDLPQLDMGIFSFILASIGWAGSIVFYNAFLPEIATTDMQDKVSARGFALGYIGSSLLLIFNLAMILYPSWFGITNSGMASRISFLMTGLWWFGFALFTFKYLPEKTSTQKSNNQLLTKGFNELIKVLKQLQSLPMLKRFLISFFFYNMGVQTVMYVASLFGTKELHMRDDELIITVLIIQFVAIAGAYLFSFLSSKVGNIKALLIGVTIWVGICWAAYFVTTSLQFFALAFAVGMIMGGIQSLSRSTYSKMLPVTQDNASYFSFYDICDKIGLVLGTVAYGFIEELTGSMRNSILVLMIFFVVGLFSLLSIRNFKTQST
- a CDS encoding thioesterase family protein, translated to MQETITPIQIRFSDIDWMGHVNNAVYLNYIEKARIDFTDHLPLNINWRETGFILAQTQINYRHPALLNDNLFVRTWCTRVGTKSFDLCFEVFKTIDNNKIILADGLTVLVCYNYRLAVSENIPEEWKKLFLKK
- a CDS encoding T9SS type A sorting domain-containing protein, with translation MLNRILFFVLVLISNGQSLAQCLDPYYPRIYQTYVEKDISYGSDTAYNNTVANLQMNIWKPIGDNNTARPIILWIHGGGFFTGNKNDMDAIAQAYAERGYVSATMSYRLGFYGNLFFGAPFTYDSSEVIRAAYRAVQDAHGAMRFLKARAAIDSSNINQAFVGGASAGSITAMHFTYVDKQSEAPINGGAISDVTTLFGNVQRKDLGSIFGRLNLNGQNSNVLATVNLFGALLDTSFIESNTDPALFSYHQTGDGTVGCGYLPGLWNQPMNVSQNYPHLFGSCVINDRINNLGFSSQHYQALLYNGNVHGIHDDVLVDTLVARFLSDILCENILSTNTVDKPVIHVYPNPARGQINISIPGKTFSCSMFDIQGRNIIPSTPLQHDYIVLNTEGVAKGTYLLNIITDRQLISKRVIIK